Part of the Nitrospinota bacterium genome, ACGGTTCCGTTGCTTTGTATGAGCCTTTAGACCCATCATTAAGAGATAAATATAAGAAACTTATGGTCATTGGCCCAAGAGGATACAGCACAATAAATGTATTAACCGATTTAATGGGAATTACACCAGAAAAAATTGCAGAAGCCCGAAAAAGCGGAAAGCAACCAACACCAAAAAGGAAGACTACCGAGCAGGAAGATGTTTTTGTTGAACTAGGTTATCTTTGGATTCCAGATAAAAATATTTGGCTCCAGCCCATATTCATTCCTCCAAGTAAGACAAAACCAGAGTATAAGAATTGGTATGCGAGTCTCCTTAGAAAAAAGATTCATAGTAGGATTCCATTTACAGAACAATTCATAATAGCTGGCTATAGCTTTCCTCCTGCTGATTTTGATCATCTCCGGCATTTTTTTATAACTGAAATTATACCGGAAGATACGAGGTTCATATGCATAAATCTAGAAAATAATAACGAAAATTATAGAAAAAGAGTAAGAACTCTATTTCCTAAATGGAATATAGATTTCTCAATTTTTGATTTTAAGCAATTCTGTAATTCGATTTAATAAAGTAGAACGTTGCTTAAGCTATAGCATTTTATCTCTTAAGAGACGGTCTTTATACACCCAGAAAAACCTTTTTAATATTCTCATTTTTAACAAGATTTTCTTTTTCTCCTTCAATGGCAATTTTTCCTATTTCAAAAATATATCCTCTGTGACATATCTCAAGAGCCTTGAAGGCATTTTGTTCAACAAGAAGGATAGAGGTCCCATCCTTGTTTATATCGACTAACTTTTCAAAAACCCCCTCTACATAATTTGGGGAAAGCCCTAAAGATGGTTCATCTAAAAGAAGAAGCGCGGGTTTAAGCATTAGCGCCCTTCCGATGGCCAGCATCTGCTGTTCACCGCTGGAAAGAGTGCCTGCTTTTTGCTTTTTTCTCTCCCTGAGGATAGGGAATAAATGAAAGACTTTTTCTAATCTGCCCTGGAGTTCTGGACTTTTTCCTCTGGATAAGGTGAACGCCCCCATCTCAAGGTTCTCAAGAACCGTCATCGTCGTAAATACTCTTCTGCCTTCAGGGACAAGACAAAGACCCTTTTTTACCAATCTATCAGGAGTCAATCCATTAATGCTTTTATCTTGGAAACATATCTTTCCCTTTCTTATAGGGACAAGTCCGCAAATAGCTTTTAGGGCGGTTGATTTGCCAGCGCCATTAGGCCCCAAAAGAGAGACAATTTCTCCCTTATTTACAGAAAAGGACACATCCTCTAATGCTCCTACTGTTCCGTAATAGACAGAGAGGTTTTTTACTTCAAGGATTTTGCTCATACTCTTCTTTTTCCTAGATAGGCGTTTAAGACCTCTTCATTATTTCTCACTTCTTCAGGCTTTCCCTCGGCAATCTTTTTTCCGTAATTAAGGACAATGACCTTCTCAGCAACCCCCATCACTGAATTCATATCATGCTCAATAAAAAGAATGGTTTTACCTCGTTCCTTGAGATTCCTTATGAGATTGAGCATAGTTCTTTTTGTCTCAGGGAAAAGACCGGCAAAAGGTTCATCCAGAAGGAAAAGCGCTGGCTCAAGGGCCAGGATTCTGGCTAACTCTAAGAGTTTTCTCTGGCCGTGGGAGAGATGCTCAGCCAATACATTCCTTTTTTCAATTAAGCCTGTAAACTTTAAAATCTCTTCTGCTTTAAGAATATTTTGTTTCTCCTCTTTT contains:
- a CDS encoding ABC transporter ATP-binding protein; its protein translation is MSKILEVKNLSVYYGTVGALEDVSFSVNKGEIVSLLGPNGAGKSTALKAICGLVPIRKGKICFQDKSINGLTPDRLVKKGLCLVPEGRRVFTTMTVLENLEMGAFTLSRGKSPELQGRLEKVFHLFPILRERKKQKAGTLSSGEQQMLAIGRALMLKPALLLLDEPSLGLSPNYVEGVFEKLVDINKDGTSILLVEQNAFKALEICHRGYIFEIGKIAIEGEKENLVKNENIKKVFLGV
- a CDS encoding ATP-binding cassette domain-containing protein — translated: KEEKQNILKAEEILKFTGLIEKRNVLAEHLSHGQRKLLELARILALEPALFLLDEPFAGLFPETKRTMLNLIRNLKERGKTILFIEHDMNSVMGVAEKVIVLNYGKKIAEGKPEEVRNNEEVLNAYLGKRRV